In the Streptomyces coeruleoprunus genome, CCAGGGGCCGCCGACGCCTGGATTCGTCGCGCCCTGGCTCTCAAACCGCGGATCGTCGTGGTCGAGGACGCCCACCGGCTGTCGGCATCCTGCTTCGAGTACCTGCGTTTTCTCCACGACGACCTCCCTCAGGGGCTGTGCGTGGTCCTGATCGCCCAGGCGCGCGGCGAACGCTCCTTGCGCGCCCAGCGGATGCTCGCCAGCCGCACCGCCGGCTGGCTCTACATCTGGCCGCTTACCCGCGACCAGGTCCCGCAGGCACTTCCCGCGCTGCACCCTGTGTGGCAGAGCGTCGCGCCCGACTACCTCAAGGCGTTGGACGCCCGCCTCGCCGATGGCCTGCTGCGCCGATGGGTCGTGCTGACCCTTCACACCCATCGGGTGTTGGCTGCCACCGGAGCAAGCAAGCCCGACTGGGACATGCTGCAAGCCGTGGCCGACCGGGTCGACGGCGGACGTCGCCCATGACCGCATCCACACGTCCTCCCACCCCCGCCCCCGCTCCTGCTTCACGGGCCGCTACACCGCCAGCGGCCCCGGCGGCGCGGCCGGTAAGGCTGCTGCTGGACGGCGACGACGACCACGCGGTACACCGAGCCGCCTATCAGTGGGCCGACCCCGCCCGCGGCCGGATCACCGTCGATCCCACCCCGCACACCACCAGCCCGGCCTACCTCGCGCTGGACGTACTGCGCGCCATGGGCCGCGACGGGTTCTCCCGCCCGGACGCCGAGCGGATGTCCACCGACCCGGCCTGGCGGGCGGTGACCTGCTGGACCCTGGCCTGCGGCCTTGACGAGGCC is a window encoding:
- a CDS encoding ATP-binding protein — its product is MLTTPPPPPSAVWGAAVGAEPFAVMDDAAPSGLHFLDTPGMRTLLTPGMLAVGDALADAYSQGRFVCVLGEAGVGKTFAVHTAARRLGELLLLPLHFRAQPAPADLRAALHRALGLRGEASADPGAADAWIRRALALKPRIVVVEDAHRLSASCFEYLRFLHDDLPQGLCVVLIAQARGERSLRAQRMLASRTAGWLYIWPLTRDQVPQALPALHPVWQSVAPDYLKALDARLADGLLRRWVVLTLHTHRVLAATGASKPDWDMLQAVADRVDGGRRP